The Deinococcus koreensis genome window below encodes:
- the hemB gene encoding porphobilinogen synthase, translated as MIDRPRRLRRTPALRALTREVRLHPEQFIHPVFVHERDDVSPIATMPGVSRHSIASAVEQAREALALGIPSVILFGIPDHKDDLGTQAYAEDGVIQRATRAIKAAVPEISVIADTCLCEYTSHGHCGPLCEVPGQSGGDAWTVDNDPSLELLARTAVSQARAGADVVAPSAMMDGQVGAIRAALDGAGFVHLPIMSYAVKYASAYYGPFRDAAGSTPGVGNRAGYQMDPAGGYREALREARLDAEQGADTLMVKPALAYLDVLSLLRREFDLPVVAYNVSGEYALIKAAAQLGYMDERRTVLETLTGMVRAGADAIITYHAFDAARWLKSE; from the coding sequence ATGATCGACCGCCCCCGCCGCCTGCGCCGCACCCCCGCCCTGCGCGCCCTGACCCGCGAGGTCAGGCTGCACCCCGAGCAGTTCATCCACCCCGTCTTCGTGCACGAGCGGGACGACGTGAGCCCCATCGCCACCATGCCGGGGGTCAGCCGACATTCCATCGCCAGCGCTGTGGAGCAGGCCCGCGAGGCGCTGGCCCTGGGCATTCCCAGCGTCATCCTGTTCGGTATTCCCGACCACAAGGACGACCTGGGCACCCAGGCCTATGCCGAGGACGGCGTGATCCAGCGGGCCACCCGCGCGATCAAGGCGGCCGTGCCGGAGATCAGCGTCATTGCCGACACCTGCCTGTGCGAATACACCTCCCACGGCCACTGCGGCCCGCTGTGCGAGGTGCCCGGCCAGAGCGGCGGCGACGCCTGGACCGTGGACAACGACCCCAGCCTGGAACTGCTGGCGCGCACCGCCGTGTCGCAGGCCCGCGCCGGGGCCGACGTGGTGGCCCCCAGCGCCATGATGGACGGGCAGGTCGGGGCAATCCGCGCCGCCCTGGACGGAGCGGGCTTCGTCCACCTTCCGATCATGAGCTACGCCGTGAAGTACGCCAGCGCCTACTACGGCCCCTTCCGGGACGCGGCCGGCAGTACCCCCGGCGTGGGCAACCGAGCCGGCTACCAGATGGATCCCGCCGGCGGCTACCGCGAGGCGCTGCGCGAGGCCCGCCTGGACGCCGAACAAGGGGCCGACACCCTGATGGTCAAGCCCGCCCTGGCCTACCTGGACGTGCTGAGTCTGCTCAGGCGCGAGTTCGATCTGCCGGTGGTCGCCTATAACGTCAGCGGCGAGTACGCGCTGATCAAGGCCGCCGCGCAGCTGGGCTACATGGACGAGCGCCGCACCGTGCTGGAGACCCTGACGGGCATGGTGCGGGCGGGGGCCGACGCGATCATCACCTACCACGCGTTCGATGCTGCGCGCTGGCTCAAGAGCGAGTAA
- a CDS encoding cyclin-dependent kinase inhibitor 3 family protein: MKSDPIRVDWIPTGLWPGRLGLTFAPGKKGGSVYQPGVIHDRDLRADMQTLAESGATVIAPLIEDFEFGLLGMEGYHDAAAAYGLLIAPCPIPDRGVPADPQAFAAYLDELMTHLLDGRSVVVHCRGGLGRAGLTAACLLVQGGMDAEGAIRLVREARSPNAVETAEQERFVAEFAAFVPV, from the coding sequence ATGAAGAGTGACCCGATCCGGGTGGACTGGATACCCACCGGCCTGTGGCCCGGCCGCCTGGGGCTGACCTTCGCGCCGGGCAAGAAGGGCGGCAGCGTCTACCAGCCCGGCGTGATCCACGACCGCGACCTGAGGGCCGACATGCAGACCCTGGCCGAGAGCGGCGCGACCGTCATCGCCCCGCTGATCGAGGACTTCGAGTTCGGGCTGCTGGGCATGGAGGGCTACCACGACGCGGCCGCCGCCTATGGCCTGCTGATCGCCCCCTGCCCGATCCCCGACCGGGGCGTGCCGGCCGATCCCCAGGCGTTCGCCGCCTATCTGGACGAACTGATGACCCACCTGCTGGATGGCCGAAGCGTGGTTGTCCACTGCCGGGGCGGGCTGGGCCGCGCGGGGCTGACGGCCGCCTGCCTGCTGGTTCAGGGCGGGATGGACGCTGAAGGCGCCATCCGGCTGGTACGCGAGGCCCGCAGCCCGAACGCGGTCGAGACGGCAGAGCAGGAACGCTTTGTCGCCGAGTTCGCCGCCTTCGTCCCCGTCTGA
- a CDS encoding bleomycin resistance protein, whose product MRLQGTAIPTLPSRSLPQTLAFYQRLGFGGELRGGDTYAVVQRDGVEFHFFFHPELRPGESSAGFYLRVEDVDGVYQDFAVARLPQQGIPRMDALEDKPWGMREFAVVDPDGNLLRIGQRSPGAAR is encoded by the coding sequence ATGCGACTGCAAGGTACTGCTATACCCACCCTGCCCAGCCGGTCTCTCCCCCAGACCCTGGCGTTCTACCAGCGACTGGGGTTCGGTGGCGAGCTGCGGGGCGGCGACACGTACGCCGTGGTTCAGCGGGACGGCGTGGAATTCCACTTCTTCTTCCACCCGGAACTGCGACCCGGCGAATCGTCGGCTGGCTTTTACCTCCGTGTGGAGGACGTAGACGGCGTGTATCAGGACTTCGCGGTGGCCCGCCTTCCCCAGCAGGGCATCCCCCGCATGGACGCTCTCGAGGACAAGCCCTGGGGGATGCGGGAGTTCGCTGTGGTCGACCCCGATGGCAACCTTCTGCGGATCGGACAGCGCTCGCCGGGGGCCGCTCGCTGA
- a CDS encoding succinate dehydrogenase iron-sulfur subunit yields MTLTAPTSSSAAPAQKAAAAGLPMIKLKVKILRFDPEQDKKARWVTYDVEAQTADRVVDVINEIKWYQEPGLTYRRSCLHGICGSDAMLINGRNRLACKTLVRDVAKDGGTITIEPIRGLKVEKDLLVDMEPFFDSYKAIMPYFINESPAPAAERIQSEAEAELMAHSSNCILCACCTTSCPIFWVNGSYLGPAAIVQAHRFIFDSRDEATQQRLNIMNQNTGVWRCRTAYNCTEACPRDIPITQLIEEVKRAVMYQQA; encoded by the coding sequence ATGACACTCACTGCACCGACCAGTTCCAGCGCCGCGCCCGCCCAGAAAGCGGCGGCCGCCGGACTGCCCATGATCAAGCTGAAAGTCAAGATCCTGCGCTTCGACCCCGAGCAGGACAAGAAGGCCCGCTGGGTCACCTACGACGTGGAGGCCCAGACCGCTGACCGCGTGGTGGACGTGATCAATGAGATCAAGTGGTACCAGGAGCCGGGCCTGACCTACCGCCGCTCGTGCCTGCACGGCATCTGCGGCTCGGACGCCATGCTGATCAACGGCCGCAACCGCCTGGCCTGCAAGACCCTGGTGCGCGACGTGGCGAAAGACGGCGGCACCATCACCATCGAGCCGATCCGCGGCCTGAAGGTGGAGAAGGATCTGCTGGTCGACATGGAGCCCTTCTTCGACTCGTACAAGGCGATCATGCCGTACTTCATCAACGAGTCGCCGGCCCCCGCCGCCGAGCGCATCCAGTCCGAGGCCGAGGCCGAGCTGATGGCGCACTCCAGCAACTGCATCCTATGTGCGTGCTGCACGACCTCCTGCCCGATCTTCTGGGTGAACGGCTCGTACCTGGGGCCGGCGGCCATCGTGCAGGCGCACCGCTTCATCTTCGACAGCCGCGACGAGGCCACGCAGCAGCGCCTGAACATCATGAATCAGAACACCGGCGTGTGGCGCTGCCGCACCGCCTACAACTGCACCGAGGCCTGCCCGCGCGACATCCCGATCACCCAGCTGATCGAGGAAGTCAAGCGCGCGGTGATGTACCAGCAGGCTTAA
- the sdhA gene encoding succinate dehydrogenase flavoprotein subunit — protein MHHRYDVLVVGAGGAGLMAALYAAKGNVSVACISKLYPTRSHTGAAQGGIGAALGNVAEDHWEWHMFDTIKGGDYLADQDAAEVFSKDIIEAVYELEHMGLPFSRTPDGKIAQRKFGGHTRDFGKAAVERSCYAKDRTGHMILQTLYQQNVKEGTTFFNEFHVTDLLIEDGRCRGVVAYDLATGELHTFHAKAVVLAAGGYGRVFKITSNALTLTGDLMSIYYRKGLPLEDMEFYQFHPTGLAKLGILVTEGIRGEGGILRNSQGERFMERYAPTIKDLAPRDIVSRSIITEIREGRGVGRDGDAVHIDLTHLPREVIEGKLAEITDLARTYLGQDPVKDLVAVQPTAHYAMGGIPTDLNGLCLSDGSGGTVEGLYAAGEQACVSLHGANRLGTNSLGDLVVFGRRAGIAAAAYSRQVGYPDMPENPERESVDMFDRLRHSSGKDNAAAIRKELQETMMNNVGIFRNGPDMQKQVGIIQELRARYNNVGVSDPSKRYNSELVEAMELGFMLDCAEAMASSALNRTESRGAHDRADYAERDDAQWLKHTMAYKNLDKPGEVILGYKPVSLKGFTRAFEPKPRVY, from the coding sequence ATGCATCATCGTTATGACGTGCTGGTGGTCGGGGCGGGTGGAGCGGGCCTGATGGCCGCGCTGTACGCCGCCAAGGGGAACGTGTCGGTGGCCTGTATCAGCAAGCTCTACCCGACCCGTTCACATACGGGCGCGGCGCAGGGCGGCATCGGCGCGGCGCTGGGCAACGTGGCCGAGGATCACTGGGAATGGCACATGTTCGACACCATCAAGGGTGGCGACTATCTGGCCGATCAGGACGCCGCCGAGGTCTTTTCCAAGGACATCATCGAGGCCGTGTACGAGCTGGAGCACATGGGCCTGCCCTTCTCGCGCACCCCGGACGGCAAGATCGCCCAGCGCAAGTTCGGGGGCCACACCCGCGATTTCGGCAAGGCGGCGGTGGAAAGAAGCTGCTACGCCAAGGACCGCACCGGGCACATGATCCTGCAGACTCTTTACCAGCAGAACGTCAAGGAAGGCACGACCTTCTTCAACGAGTTCCACGTGACCGACCTGCTGATCGAGGACGGCCGCTGCCGGGGCGTCGTGGCCTACGACCTGGCGACCGGCGAGCTGCACACTTTCCATGCCAAGGCCGTGGTGCTGGCGGCGGGCGGCTACGGGCGGGTCTTCAAGATCACCTCCAACGCCCTGACCCTGACCGGCGACCTGATGAGCATCTACTACCGCAAGGGCCTGCCGCTGGAGGACATGGAGTTCTACCAGTTCCACCCCACCGGGCTGGCCAAGCTGGGCATTCTGGTCACCGAGGGCATCCGGGGCGAGGGCGGCATCCTGCGCAACAGCCAGGGCGAGCGCTTCATGGAGCGCTACGCGCCGACCATCAAGGATCTGGCGCCGCGTGACATCGTGTCCCGTTCCATCATCACCGAGATCCGCGAGGGGCGCGGGGTGGGCCGCGACGGCGACGCCGTACACATCGACCTGACGCACCTGCCGCGCGAGGTCATCGAGGGCAAGCTGGCCGAGATCACGGATCTCGCGCGCACCTACCTGGGGCAGGATCCGGTGAAGGATCTGGTCGCCGTGCAGCCCACCGCGCACTACGCCATGGGCGGCATCCCCACCGACCTGAACGGCCTGTGCCTGTCGGACGGCTCGGGCGGCACGGTCGAGGGGCTGTACGCGGCGGGTGAGCAGGCGTGCGTGTCGCTGCACGGCGCCAACCGCCTGGGCACCAACTCGCTGGGCGATCTGGTGGTCTTCGGCCGCCGGGCCGGGATCGCCGCCGCCGCCTACTCGCGCCAGGTGGGCTATCCGGACATGCCCGAGAATCCCGAGCGCGAGAGCGTGGACATGTTCGACCGGCTGCGGCACAGTAGCGGCAAGGACAACGCCGCCGCCATCCGCAAGGAGCTGCAGGAGACGATGATGAACAACGTCGGCATCTTCCGCAACGGGCCGGACATGCAAAAGCAGGTAGGGATCATCCAGGAGCTGCGCGCGCGCTACAACAACGTGGGCGTCAGCGATCCCTCGAAGCGCTACAACTCCGAACTCGTCGAGGCGATGGAACTGGGCTTCATGCTCGACTGCGCCGAGGCGATGGCGTCCAGCGCCCTGAACCGCACCGAGTCGCGCGGCGCCCACGACCGGGCGGACTACGCCGAACGCGACGACGCCCAGTGGCTCAAGCACACCATGGCCTACAAGAATCTCGACAAGCCCGGCGAGGTGATCCTCGGGTACAAGCCGGTGTCGCTCAAGGGCTTCACACGCGCCTTCGAGCCCAAACCGCGCGTGTACTGA
- a CDS encoding succinate dehydrogenase hydrophobic membrane anchor subunit, producing the protein MIRARTFTDARQQAHSNAELNWWVFMRISGLILVFLVLGHIYMTFIQVSEADATFDAVVGKLANPAWKFYDWLILSLALLHGANGARYSIEDYVRSRPGRAWVKGVFYSVVALLFAFGTIGLFSI; encoded by the coding sequence ATGATCCGGGCACGCACATTCACCGACGCCCGCCAGCAGGCCCATTCCAACGCCGAGCTGAACTGGTGGGTCTTCATGCGCATCAGCGGCCTGATCCTGGTGTTCCTGGTGCTGGGCCACATCTACATGACCTTTATTCAGGTCAGCGAGGCCGACGCGACCTTCGACGCCGTGGTGGGCAAGCTCGCCAACCCGGCCTGGAAGTTCTACGACTGGCTGATCCTGTCGCTGGCGCTGCTGCACGGCGCGAACGGCGCACGCTATTCCATCGAGGACTACGTGCGGTCGCGGCCGGGCCGGGCCTGGGTCAAGGGCGTCTTCTACTCCGTGGTGGCGTTGCTGTTCGCCTTCGGCACCATCGGGCTGTTCTCGATTTAA
- the sdhC gene encoding succinate dehydrogenase, cytochrome b556 subunit: MYRGREGQWAFLLHRLSGLAILAYLLLHVFSIGSFMFGERFYMAIHHTYDLWPFRVGLVFVTAGVVYHAFNGLRIIVMDFTGAGVAYQRQMWYGVLLISAASFVYAAVSLYPRLVGGY, encoded by the coding sequence ATGTACCGAGGGAGAGAGGGGCAGTGGGCATTCCTGCTTCACCGCTTGTCCGGACTGGCGATCCTGGCTTACCTGCTGCTGCACGTGTTCAGCATCGGGTCGTTCATGTTCGGCGAACGGTTTTATATGGCAATCCACCACACCTATGACCTGTGGCCCTTCCGGGTTGGACTGGTGTTCGTGACGGCGGGTGTGGTCTATCACGCCTTCAATGGCCTGCGGATTATCGTGATGGACTTCACCGGCGCGGGCGTGGCCTATCAGCGGCAGATGTGGTACGGCGTGCTGCTCATCAGCGCCGCGTCGTTCGTCTATGCCGCAGTGAGTCTCTATCCGCGTCTGGTCGGGGGGTACTGA
- a CDS encoding homoaconitate hydratase family protein gives MGMTIAEKILAAHSGHDQVVPGQLIECATDWVLCHEITTPAALRMLEERDMDRVFNPDQIVAIPDHSVPAMNIKAAKMYQKLKSWVQEKGIRHFYDVGRGGIAHVVLENTGLMKPGQTLVSGDSHTCNAGALGTFATGVGSTDLAGAIYAGRVWFKVPETMLIRVTGRTMPGVTPKDIVLEVIKRIGADGANYMVMEWVGDYIDTLDMEGRFTLTNMAIEAGGKTGIVAVDDTTRAYMQERGVTPDQYTEYASDPDARYKVVVEIDAAAVEPTVAYPNIPSNGRVAGSDRIAVSHAYVGSCTNGRIGDLRDVARILRGRKVADGVQMIVVPATQLIWKQAAAEGLLEIFVEAGASVSYPSCGACLGMHSGVLGPDDVCISSSNRNFVGRMGDPTAQIYLASPATVAASAVAGYISDPRAYNADGTEAAD, from the coding sequence ATGGGAATGACGATCGCCGAGAAGATTCTGGCCGCGCACAGCGGACATGACCAGGTGGTGCCGGGCCAGCTCATCGAGTGCGCCACCGACTGGGTGCTGTGCCACGAGATCACCACGCCCGCCGCCCTGCGGATGCTCGAGGAGCGCGACATGGACCGGGTCTTCAACCCGGATCAGATCGTGGCGATTCCCGATCACTCCGTGCCGGCCATGAACATCAAGGCCGCCAAGATGTACCAGAAGCTCAAGTCCTGGGTGCAGGAGAAGGGCATCCGGCACTTCTACGACGTGGGCCGGGGCGGCATCGCCCACGTGGTACTGGAGAACACGGGCCTGATGAAGCCCGGCCAGACGCTGGTCAGCGGCGACAGCCACACCTGCAACGCGGGCGCGCTGGGCACCTTCGCCACCGGCGTCGGCAGCACCGATCTGGCGGGCGCCATCTACGCCGGCCGGGTCTGGTTCAAGGTACCCGAGACCATGCTGATTCGCGTGACCGGGCGAACCATGCCGGGCGTGACTCCCAAGGACATCGTGCTGGAGGTCATCAAGCGCATCGGGGCCGACGGCGCCAACTATATGGTCATGGAGTGGGTCGGGGACTACATCGACACGCTGGACATGGAGGGCCGCTTCACCCTCACCAACATGGCCATTGAGGCGGGCGGCAAGACCGGCATCGTGGCCGTGGACGACACCACGCGCGCCTACATGCAGGAGCGCGGCGTGACCCCCGATCAGTACACCGAGTACGCCAGCGACCCGGACGCCCGCTACAAGGTCGTGGTCGAGATCGACGCCGCCGCCGTGGAGCCCACCGTGGCCTACCCCAACATCCCCAGCAACGGGCGCGTGGCGGGCAGCGACAGGATCGCCGTCTCACACGCCTACGTGGGCAGCTGCACCAACGGGCGCATCGGCGACCTGCGGGACGTGGCACGCATCCTCAGGGGGCGCAAGGTCGCGGACGGCGTGCAGATGATCGTGGTGCCCGCGACCCAGCTCATCTGGAAGCAGGCGGCGGCCGAGGGCCTGCTGGAGATCTTCGTGGAGGCCGGGGCCAGCGTGTCGTACCCGAGCTGCGGCGCCTGCTTGGGCATGCACTCGGGCGTGCTGGGGCCGGACGACGTGTGTATCTCCAGCTCGAACCGCAATTTCGTGGGCCGCATGGGCGACCCCACCGCACAGATCTATCTGGCGAGTCCGGCCACCGTTGCGGCGAGCGCGGTCGCGGGCTACATCAGCGACCCCCGCGCCTACAACGCCGACGGAACAGAAGCGGCCGACTGA
- a CDS encoding 3-isopropylmalate dehydratase small subunit, giving the protein MPTVHVFARDHINTDEIIPARHLTSDVESELARYAMEDYDKDFVRRVRPGDIIVAGADFGCGSSREHAVWALRGAGVSAVIAPNFARIYYRNSINNGFLALECAGIVEAFEDGDQAELDLKAGTVTNTRTGTSLTFVPVPQFALDVQKAGGWLEYMKAHDQAALEAETLNAQSTEAGHGHPGQEARHA; this is encoded by the coding sequence ATGCCCACCGTTCACGTCTTTGCCCGGGATCACATCAACACGGACGAGATCATTCCCGCCCGCCACCTGACCAGCGATGTCGAGTCGGAACTCGCCCGCTACGCCATGGAGGACTACGACAAGGACTTCGTGAGGCGCGTCCGGCCTGGCGACATCATCGTGGCGGGGGCGGATTTCGGCTGTGGCTCCAGCCGTGAACACGCCGTCTGGGCGCTGCGCGGCGCGGGGGTCTCGGCCGTCATCGCGCCGAATTTTGCCCGGATCTACTACCGCAACTCCATCAACAACGGCTTCCTGGCGCTGGAGTGCGCCGGCATCGTGGAGGCGTTTGAGGACGGCGACCAGGCCGAGCTGGATCTGAAGGCCGGCACGGTCACCAACACGCGCACCGGAACGAGCCTGACCTTCGTGCCCGTGCCCCAGTTCGCGCTGGACGTGCAGAAAGCGGGCGGCTGGCTGGAATACATGAAGGCCCACGATCAGGCCGCGCTGGAAGCCGAGACCCTGAACGCCCAGTCCACCGAAGCCGGCCACGGTCACCCCGGTCAGGAGGCCCGCCATGCCTAA
- the leuB gene encoding 3-isopropylmalate dehydrogenase, whose amino-acid sequence MPKVVVLPGDGIGPEVTAAAVEVLREVAPDVTLEEQAIGGGAYDAHGDPLPQRTRDAVQDADAVLLGTVGGAQGSPWNALPRHLRPESGLLALRKALGCYANLRPVRVQPGLEHLSPLKAELARGVDILIVRELLGGLYFDGDRRIEGSVAYNTMRYTTAEVERVAKVAFWAAEQRKGRVTSVDKANVLEVSELWRRDVQALRDREYRSIHLNHEYVDSVAMLIVSQPSRYDVIVTENLFGDILSDLAAVIPGSLGLMPSASLGDGPGLFEPIHGSAPDIAGQGVANPAAAIMSAAMLLRHGLKRSDAANQVDRAVALALREQPTRDLGGKADTKAFTHAVLSAMGSPAVG is encoded by the coding sequence ATGCCTAAGGTCGTGGTGCTGCCCGGCGACGGCATCGGCCCCGAGGTCACCGCGGCGGCGGTGGAGGTGCTGCGCGAGGTCGCCCCGGACGTGACCCTGGAGGAACAGGCCATCGGCGGCGGCGCCTACGACGCCCACGGCGACCCCCTGCCCCAGCGCACCCGCGACGCCGTGCAGGACGCCGACGCCGTGCTGCTGGGCACGGTTGGCGGGGCGCAGGGCAGCCCCTGGAACGCCCTGCCCCGGCACCTGCGGCCCGAGTCCGGCCTGCTGGCGCTTCGCAAGGCCCTGGGCTGCTACGCCAACCTGCGCCCGGTGCGCGTGCAGCCGGGGCTGGAACACCTCTCGCCCCTCAAGGCCGAACTGGCGCGCGGCGTGGACATCCTGATCGTGCGTGAGTTGCTGGGCGGCCTCTACTTCGACGGCGACCGCAGGATCGAGGGATCAGTCGCCTACAACACCATGCGCTACACCACCGCCGAGGTCGAGCGCGTGGCCAAGGTGGCCTTCTGGGCCGCCGAGCAGCGCAAGGGCCGCGTGACGAGCGTGGACAAGGCCAACGTGCTGGAGGTCTCCGAGCTGTGGCGCCGCGACGTGCAGGCCCTGCGCGACCGCGAGTACCGCTCCATCCACCTGAACCACGAGTACGTGGACTCGGTCGCCATGCTGATCGTCAGTCAGCCCAGCCGCTACGACGTGATCGTCACCGAAAACCTCTTCGGCGACATCCTGAGCGATCTGGCCGCCGTGATCCCCGGCTCGCTGGGCCTGATGCCGAGCGCCTCGCTCGGAGACGGCCCCGGTCTCTTCGAGCCGATCCACGGCAGCGCCCCGGACATCGCCGGGCAGGGCGTCGCCAACCCGGCCGCCGCCATCATGAGCGCCGCCATGCTGCTGCGGCACGGCCTGAAGCGCAGCGACGCCGCCAATCAGGTCGACCGCGCCGTGGCGCTGGCCCTGCGCGAGCAGCCCACCCGCGACCTGGGCGGCAAGGCCGACACGAAGGCGTTCACCCACGCGGTCCTGAGTGCGATGGGCTCGCCGGCCGTGGGCTGA
- a CDS encoding PLP-dependent aminotransferase family protein, translated as MTGPPPGAWDVLSLLPDLPGEALHARVARSLRSTVLRGVLAEGSRLPGHRRLAGQLGVSRNTLVDALAQLEAEGYVQVRGRSGTVVSVPGAPAPAGTATGPLPLSAWAERALDGRVADAAGEFRVDFRVGQPVAELYPEAAWTQALARRAGQIGQQPTALLDPLGPLETRRALAAYLNAERSARVTPEMVMLTAGTQSALDALARVFLEAGRVAAVEDPTYAGARAALAATGAALSPVRVDDQGLQPGDLPDSATLVYTTPGCQYPTTVALPAARRQALVAWAQQVNALILEDDYAADLHHSARPPAVLQGLAPERVILLGTFSKVLAPVTRSGFLVAPPEVIRVLAGTRPLTDRGPGTLDALALADVLSSGAYARHLRRVRPLIRHRQEVLIAALAGQSLGEQWPSWPARVAASGLHVYLPLPQGLSEADLEHRAARQGVALTLLGPFTGGDHPPAALLGFAHLPPEDLREGVRRLGRALRN; from the coding sequence ATGACCGGCCCGCCCCCCGGCGCGTGGGACGTGCTGAGCCTGCTGCCCGACCTGCCCGGCGAGGCGCTGCACGCCCGCGTGGCCCGCAGCCTGCGCAGCACGGTGCTGCGGGGGGTGCTGGCCGAGGGCAGCCGCCTGCCGGGACACCGCCGCCTGGCCGGTCAACTTGGCGTTTCCCGCAACACCCTGGTGGACGCGCTGGCCCAACTGGAGGCCGAAGGTTACGTGCAGGTGCGCGGGCGCAGCGGCACCGTGGTCAGCGTGCCCGGCGCGCCGGCGCCTGCCGGCACCGCCACGGGCCCCCTGCCCCTCAGCGCCTGGGCAGAGCGGGCGCTGGACGGCCGGGTGGCCGACGCCGCCGGGGAGTTCCGGGTCGATTTCCGGGTGGGGCAGCCGGTGGCCGAGCTGTATCCGGAAGCCGCCTGGACGCAGGCGCTGGCCCGCCGCGCCGGGCAGATCGGGCAGCAGCCCACGGCCCTGCTCGACCCGCTGGGGCCCCTGGAGACCCGCCGGGCGCTAGCCGCCTACCTGAACGCCGAGCGCAGCGCCCGGGTCACGCCGGAGATGGTGATGCTGACCGCCGGCACGCAGTCGGCCCTGGACGCCCTGGCGCGGGTGTTCCTGGAGGCGGGCCGGGTAGCGGCCGTGGAAGACCCGACCTACGCCGGAGCCCGCGCCGCGCTGGCCGCCACCGGCGCGGCACTGAGCCCGGTGCGGGTGGACGACCAGGGACTCCAGCCGGGCGATCTTCCGGACTCCGCGACCCTGGTCTACACCACGCCCGGCTGTCAGTACCCGACCACCGTGGCGCTGCCCGCCGCGAGGCGTCAGGCCCTGGTCGCCTGGGCCCAGCAGGTGAACGCGCTGATCCTGGAAGACGACTACGCCGCCGACCTGCACCACTCGGCCCGTCCGCCCGCCGTGCTGCAGGGGCTGGCCCCCGAGCGGGTGATCCTGCTGGGCACCTTCAGCAAGGTGCTGGCCCCGGTCACGCGCAGCGGCTTCCTGGTTGCCCCCCCCGAGGTGATCCGGGTGCTGGCCGGCACCCGCCCCCTGACCGACCGAGGCCCCGGCACCCTGGACGCCCTGGCGCTGGCCGACGTGCTGTCCTCCGGCGCCTACGCCCGGCACCTGCGGCGGGTTCGGCCACTGATCCGGCACCGGCAGGAGGTGCTGATCGCGGCGCTGGCCGGGCAGTCCCTGGGAGAGCAGTGGCCGTCCTGGCCGGCGCGGGTGGCAGCCTCGGGGCTCCACGTGTATCTGCCCCTCCCCCAGGGTCTCAGCGAGGCGGATCTGGAACACCGCGCCGCGCGCCAGGGGGTGGCCCTCACGCTGCTGGGGCCGTTCACCGGCGGAGACCACCCGCCCGCCGCCCTGCTCGGCTTCGCCCACCTCCCCCCCGAAGACCTGCGCGAAGGCGTGCGCCGCCTGGGCCGGGCCCTGCGGAACTAA
- the rpsT gene encoding 30S ribosomal protein S20, with product MALRHKSAQKRHRQSLKRRLINRSRKSTIKTYTKKALVALTTGEDVAAAQSKAESLIDKAAKGSTLHKNTAARKKSRLAKAINKAKAAQAETQA from the coding sequence ATGGCCTTACGTCACAAGTCCGCCCAGAAACGCCACCGCCAGAGCCTCAAGCGCCGCCTGATCAACCGCAGCCGCAAGAGCACCATCAAGACCTACACCAAGAAAGCGCTCGTCGCGCTCACCACCGGTGAAGACGTGGCCGCCGCGCAGAGCAAGGCCGAGAGCCTGATCGACAAGGCCGCCAAGGGCAGCACCCTGCACAAGAACACGGCCGCCCGCAAGAAGAGCCGGCTCGCCAAGGCCATCAACAAGGCCAAGGCCGCCCAGGCCGAAACCCAGGCATAA
- a CDS encoding RecX family transcriptional regulator, whose product MDDAAPKAPRRARTPQEERDALLAYAFRALGGRALTQAELRGKLEKRSPDEALVHEVLKRVQELGYQDDAHVARAEGARRSVGAFRVRQTLKRRGVDEELIQETVAARDPDEERLAARELLERRWASFARKRDPKASAYAFLARRGFPSPVIWSAIRELDAALLEGTEDGADEPGEPDDLE is encoded by the coding sequence GTGGACGACGCTGCCCCCAAAGCCCCCAGGCGGGCCCGGACGCCCCAGGAGGAGCGCGACGCCCTGCTGGCCTACGCCTTCCGCGCCCTGGGCGGCCGCGCGCTGACCCAGGCCGAACTGCGCGGCAAGCTGGAGAAGCGCTCCCCGGACGAGGCCCTGGTGCATGAGGTTCTGAAGCGGGTGCAGGAGCTGGGCTACCAGGACGACGCCCACGTGGCCCGCGCCGAGGGGGCCCGGCGCTCCGTGGGCGCCTTCCGGGTGCGCCAGACCCTCAAGCGGCGCGGCGTGGACGAGGAGCTGATCCAGGAAACGGTGGCTGCCCGCGACCCGGACGAGGAGCGCCTGGCCGCCCGTGAACTGCTGGAGCGGCGCTGGGCCAGCTTTGCCCGCAAACGGGATCCGAAGGCCAGTGCCTACGCCTTTCTGGCCCGCCGGGGCTTTCCCAGCCCGGTGATCTGGTCGGCCATCCGCGAACTCGACGCCGCGCTGCTGGAGGGCACGGAAGACGGTGCCGACGAACCGGGTGAGCCGGACGACCTGGAGTGA